A single genomic interval of Pseudochaenichthys georgianus chromosome 3, fPseGeo1.2, whole genome shotgun sequence harbors:
- the LOC117461666 gene encoding adenosine receptor A3: protein MTALLYNVSVPGNTAAQLQASDSPFNLSAAGQDALSSGESLAPLCTLCCCGYVNRTLAVVFMVTLAFAIVVGNVVTLTVFVQTRQSRTPQGYLKVSLAIADMMVGVLVVPFCVYTEISLMLTSSPPSWYQGSSTFLDNSSSLGGLVSTWQPCLLIGPVFAGCTFVSISTIFLMTLERSVAILRPLHKDVLVTRRRTLLLILLSWAASFLLALVPLIFSRNFILEYNECSRMCNYTPLMFGSQLPPDAYILLLFPAFDFTLLGGTLAVNIVSFTSIRRYSQKRKLLSEGSLSDGAGGGGGGCSHRPSFSDIKAAKTISILTFAFTASFSPIAVFVLGNVVGYTWCNFSFFAFWILAGNSCCNVIIYSVRDHRFRKGLKLLFQRDHSPPHAEKS, encoded by the exons ATGACTGCGCTGCTTTACAACGTCAGTGTTCCCGGGAATACAGCCGCTCAGCTGCAGGCCTCAGACTCTCCCTTCAACCTGAGTGCAGCGGGGCAGGATGCTCTCAGCTCAGGAGAGTCACTGGCCCCACTCTGCACCCTTTGCTGCTGTGGATATGTCAATCGTACCTTGGCAGTGGTGTTCATGGTTACCCTGGCCTTTGCCATTGTGGTTGGAAATGTGGTCACACTAACTGTCTTTGTGCAAACGAGGCAGTCCCGAACACCTCAGGGATACCTGAAAG TGTCTCTGGCCATAGCAGACATGATGGTCGGTGTCCTGGTGGTCCCTTTCTGCGTCTACACAGAGATCTCTCTCATGTTGACCAGCTCACCTCCCTCTTGGTACCAGGGTAGTTCTACTTTCCTGGACAACTCTTCTTCTCTCGGGGGACTGGTGAGCACTTGGCAGCCCTGCCTGCTGATTGGCCCCGTATTTGCTGGATGCACCTTCGTCTCCATCAGCACTATCTTCCTCATGACGCTGGAGCGAAGTGTGGCCATCCTACGACCTCTCCACAAGGATGTCCTGGTGACCCGGAGAAGAACTCTCCTGCTCATCCTGCTCTCCTGGGCTGCCAGCTTCCTGTTGGCTCTTGTACCCCTCATCTTCAGCAGGAACTTCATTTTGGAGTACAATGAGTGCAGTCGTATGTGTAACTACACCCCTCTGATGTTCGGGAGCCAGCTGCCACCCGATGCCTACATTTTGCTGTTATTCCCAGCATTTGACTTCACACTGCTTGGCGGCACATTAGCTGTTAACATTGTGTCTTTTACGAGCATCAGACGGTACTCCCAAAAACGCAAACTGCTCTCAGAGGGGAGTCTGAGTGACGGAGCGGGAGGAGGTGGGGGAGGGTGCTCTCACAGGCCCTCCTTTTCAGACATTAAAGCCGCAAAGACAATAAGCATACTCACATTCGCCTTCACAGCATCCTTCTCTCCCATTGCGGTGTTTGTGCTCGGGAACGTGGTGGGATACACCTGGTGTAACTTTTCCTTTTTTGCATTCTGGATCCTGGCAGGAAACAGTTGCTGTAACGTCATCATCTACAGCGTCAGGGACCACCGCTTCAGGAAGGGTTTGAAACTGCTCTTTCAGCGAGACCACTCCCCCCCACATGCTGAGAAGTCCTGA